Proteins found in one Methylobacterium sp. CB376 genomic segment:
- a CDS encoding ArnT family glycosyltransferase: protein MTTLAAGHGPGAGERPGRAARAGSLAERALSLGARSHARACFVLLLLCLACFLPGFASLQPMDRDEPRFAQASKQMLETGDFVDIRFQGEARHKKPVGIYWAQSAVVAAAEALGVPEARTTIALYRIPSLLGAVAAVLLTYWAALAFLSRRHALLAAALFGACAMLSAEARLAKTDALLTAAAVAAMGALARAWLGRGRGEPPTRVTVAIFWVAVALGILIKGPMVPLFAGLAALALSLAVRSGAWLRALRPGLGLAIVLAVAAPWFVAIGLKSGGAFYGEAVGHDMLGKVGTAQTQHWAPPGTYLLVFFGTFWPAAAFAAMAVPFAWRHRREDAIAFLIAWVVPSWLVFEAVPTKLPHYVLPLCPALAILAVAAVARGAVHRDRPGAPLVALLVPLVPLGLAVGLAVAAWRLDGVLPLAALPLLAAAALAAAAAWRLFVAGSPEPSLAVAVLAGLLLSPAVFGLTQPVLASLKVSPRLASLRAALPCAPVRVGTVGYREPSLVFLAGTDLAMLDSGEEAAEFLAAGGCRLLAVEDRARERVRAALAARGLAPRRVGRVAGFNINGGKPVGLDALAVLP, encoded by the coding sequence ATGACGACCCTTGCGGCCGGGCACGGGCCCGGTGCCGGAGAGCGGCCCGGCCGTGCCGCCCGGGCAGGCAGCCTCGCCGAGCGGGCGCTGTCGCTCGGCGCCCGCAGCCACGCGCGCGCCTGCTTCGTCCTCCTGCTCCTCTGCCTCGCCTGCTTCCTGCCGGGCTTCGCCTCGCTGCAGCCGATGGACCGGGACGAGCCGCGCTTCGCCCAGGCCTCCAAGCAGATGCTGGAGACGGGCGACTTCGTCGACATCCGCTTCCAGGGCGAGGCCCGGCACAAGAAGCCGGTCGGGATCTACTGGGCGCAGAGCGCCGTGGTCGCCGCCGCCGAGGCGCTCGGCGTGCCCGAGGCCCGCACCACCATCGCGCTCTACCGCATCCCCTCGCTGCTCGGGGCCGTGGCGGCCGTGCTCCTGACCTACTGGGCCGCGCTCGCCTTCCTGTCCCGCCGCCACGCCCTCCTGGCCGCCGCCCTGTTCGGCGCCTGCGCGATGCTCTCGGCCGAGGCGCGCCTCGCCAAGACCGACGCGCTCCTCACCGCCGCCGCCGTCGCCGCCATGGGGGCGCTCGCCCGGGCCTGGCTCGGGCGCGGGCGGGGCGAGCCCCCGACGCGGGTCACCGTGGCGATCTTCTGGGTCGCGGTCGCCCTGGGCATCCTGATCAAGGGACCGATGGTCCCGCTCTTCGCCGGCCTCGCCGCCCTCGCCCTGTCGCTGGCGGTCCGCTCGGGCGCGTGGCTGCGGGCCCTGCGGCCCGGGCTCGGGCTCGCGATCGTGCTCGCGGTCGCGGCCCCCTGGTTCGTGGCCATCGGGCTCAAGAGCGGCGGCGCCTTCTACGGCGAGGCGGTCGGCCACGACATGCTGGGCAAGGTCGGCACCGCCCAGACCCAGCACTGGGCCCCGCCCGGCACCTACCTGCTCGTCTTCTTCGGGACCTTCTGGCCCGCCGCGGCCTTCGCGGCCATGGCGGTCCCCTTCGCGTGGCGGCACCGGCGCGAGGACGCGATCGCCTTCCTGATCGCCTGGGTGGTGCCGTCCTGGCTCGTCTTCGAGGCGGTGCCGACCAAGCTGCCCCACTACGTCCTGCCCCTCTGCCCGGCGCTGGCGATCCTCGCCGTCGCGGCGGTCGCCCGCGGGGCCGTGCACCGGGACCGGCCGGGCGCGCCGCTGGTGGCGCTCCTCGTGCCCCTCGTGCCGCTCGGGCTCGCGGTCGGCCTCGCGGTCGCGGCCTGGCGCCTCGACGGCGTGCTGCCCCTCGCCGCCCTCCCGCTCCTCGCCGCGGCGGCCCTCGCGGCGGCGGCGGCGTGGCGCCTGTTCGTCGCCGGCTCCCCCGAACCGTCCCTCGCGGTCGCGGTTCTCGCCGGGCTGCTGCTGAGCCCGGCCGTGTTCGGGCTGACCCAGCCGGTCCTCGCCTCCCTGAAGGTCTCGCCGCGCCTCGCCTCCCTGCGCGCCGCCCTGCCCTGCGCGCCGGTGCGGGTCGGGACGGTCGGCTACCGCGAGCCGAGCCTCGTCTTCCTCGCCGGGACCGACCTCGCGATGCTCGATTCGGGCGAGGAGGCGGCGGAGTTCCTGGCGGCCGGCGGCTGCCGCCTCCTCGCCGTCGAGGACCGCGCCCGGGAGCGGGTCCGCGCCGCGCTCGCGGCCCGGGGCCTCGCGCCGCGGCGGGTCGGCCGGGTCGCGGGCTTCAACATCAACGGCGGCAAGCCCGTCGGGCTCGACGCGCTGGCGGTGCTGCCGTGA
- a CDS encoding glycosyltransferase family 2 protein, whose amino-acid sequence MTDPDPLRLSVVVPVRNEAGNVAPLVAEIAAACASLAPFEIIYVDDGSTDGTPRALAAARAAHPALRVLRHRESCGQSAAVRTGVRAARGDLVATLDGDGQNDPSFIPRLVAALDAAGPAAGLAQGQRVGRKDGRLKSLQSRIANGVRAAVLRDATRDTGCGLKVFRRAVYLALPYFDALHRFMPALVAREGFAVVHVDVVDRPRLSGRSNYGLFDRLWVGLLDLAGVWWLIRRRRRVPVLAGGAGPEEA is encoded by the coding sequence GTGACGGATCCGGATCCCCTGCGCCTCAGCGTCGTGGTCCCGGTGCGCAACGAGGCGGGCAACGTCGCGCCCCTGGTCGCCGAGATCGCGGCGGCCTGCGCCTCCCTGGCGCCCTTCGAGATCATCTACGTGGACGACGGCTCGACCGACGGCACGCCGCGGGCGCTCGCGGCGGCGCGGGCGGCGCATCCCGCCCTGCGGGTCCTGCGCCACCGCGAGAGCTGCGGCCAGAGCGCGGCGGTGCGCACCGGGGTGCGGGCCGCCCGCGGCGACCTCGTCGCGACCCTCGACGGGGACGGGCAGAACGACCCCTCCTTCATCCCCCGCCTCGTCGCGGCCCTCGACGCGGCCGGGCCGGCGGCCGGGCTCGCCCAGGGGCAGCGGGTCGGGCGCAAGGACGGGCGCCTCAAGAGCCTCCAGTCGCGGATCGCCAACGGGGTGCGGGCGGCCGTGCTGCGCGACGCCACCCGCGACACCGGCTGCGGCCTCAAGGTCTTCCGCCGCGCGGTCTACCTCGCCCTGCCGTATTTCGACGCGCTGCACCGCTTCATGCCGGCCCTCGTCGCCCGCGAGGGCTTCGCGGTCGTCCACGTCGACGTGGTCGACCGGCCGCGCCTGAGCGGGCGCTCGAATTACGGGCTGTTCGACCGGCTCTGGGTCGGCCTGCTCGACCTCGCCGGGGTGTGGTGGCTGATCCGCCGCCGCCGCCGCGTGCCCGTCCTGGCGGGCGGGGCCGGGCCCGAGGAGGCGTGA
- a CDS encoding lipid-A-disaccharide synthase N-terminal domain-containing protein, which yields MVADIMHGLSAYLASLFAGPIDAVVLVGLLGQLLFTARFLVQWIASERAGRSVIPLSFWFFSLGGSAVLLGYALYRRDPVFILGQSLGTVIYLRNLALIFRERRRGGPA from the coding sequence ATGGTCGCCGACATCATGCACGGGCTCTCGGCCTACCTCGCCTCGCTCTTCGCCGGGCCGATCGACGCCGTGGTGCTGGTGGGGCTGCTCGGGCAGCTCCTGTTCACCGCCCGCTTCCTGGTGCAGTGGATCGCGAGCGAGCGGGCCGGGCGCAGCGTGATCCCGCTCTCGTTCTGGTTCTTCTCGCTCGGCGGCTCGGCGGTGCTGCTCGGCTACGCCCTCTATCGGCGCGACCCGGTCTTCATCCTCGGCCAGAGCCTCGGCACGGTGATCTACCTGCGCAATCTCGCGCTGATCTTCCGCGAGCGCCGCCGGGGCGGGCCGGCCTGA
- a CDS encoding DUF302 domain-containing protein, giving the protein MARSLAPLILAALAGPALAEGLALPAGSALPAGAALAGAGGLSEAGSLREAGSLPEAGGLRGSRTICRDPGTAPPAPGMDEGLVSVSSPVSVGETVARLRAAIRALGGKVFAEIDHGGGSPRRPAWLILFAQARASAPLLRAAPSAGLDLPLRVLVWEDAAGRVRATSTDPAWLARRYGLDPDGPPMRGTREAIARVLAAAR; this is encoded by the coding sequence ATGGCCCGGTCCCTCGCGCCCCTGATCCTCGCCGCCCTCGCCGGACCGGCCCTCGCCGAGGGCTTGGCTCTCCCGGCGGGCAGCGCCCTCCCGGCGGGCGCGGCCCTCGCCGGGGCCGGAGGCCTATCCGAGGCGGGAAGCCTCCGCGAGGCCGGAAGCCTCCCCGAGGCCGGAGGCCTCCGGGGGAGTCGGACGATCTGCCGCGATCCCGGCACCGCGCCGCCCGCCCCCGGGATGGACGAGGGCCTCGTGAGCGTGTCGAGCCCCGTCTCCGTGGGCGAGACGGTGGCGCGCCTGCGCGCCGCGATCCGGGCGCTCGGCGGCAAGGTCTTTGCCGAGATCGATCACGGCGGCGGCAGCCCCCGTCGCCCGGCCTGGCTGATCCTGTTCGCGCAGGCCCGCGCCAGCGCGCCGCTGCTGCGGGCCGCGCCGAGTGCCGGCCTCGACCTGCCGCTGCGCGTCCTGGTCTGGGAGGATGCCGCCGGGCGGGTGCGGGCGACCTCCACCGACCCGGCCTGGCTCGCACGGCGCTACGGGCTCGATCCGGACGGCCCCCCGATGCGGGGCACGCGCGAGGCCATCGCCCGGGTTCTCGCCGCGGCCCGGTAG
- a CDS encoding pyridoxamine 5'-phosphate oxidase family protein, giving the protein MTEQPPFYDDLSACLAEAWRRLAEGAANRRGAFHTPTVATVGLDGAPRLRTVVLRGADPAGRRLRFHTDRRAAKVAEIAREPRVALHAYEPTAKIQLRLDGLAAVHAEGPVVEGAWEAALPMSRVCYGIAPGPGTPIPRADAYALPPDEEAARGDRANFRVVLVTVARMEFLYLSAEGHRRARFSWEGDAMTATWLAP; this is encoded by the coding sequence ATGACCGAACAACCGCCCTTCTACGACGACCTCTCGGCCTGCCTCGCCGAGGCGTGGCGGAGGCTCGCGGAGGGCGCGGCGAACCGGCGCGGGGCCTTCCACACGCCCACCGTCGCGACCGTGGGCCTCGACGGGGCGCCGCGCCTGCGCACGGTGGTGCTGCGGGGGGCCGACCCGGCCGGGCGGCGGCTGCGCTTCCACACCGACCGGCGCGCCGCCAAGGTGGCGGAGATCGCCCGGGAGCCGCGGGTGGCGCTCCACGCCTACGAGCCCACCGCCAAGATCCAGCTGCGCCTCGACGGGCTCGCGGCGGTGCACGCGGAGGGCCCCGTGGTCGAGGGCGCCTGGGAGGCGGCCCTGCCGATGAGCCGGGTCTGCTACGGGATCGCCCCGGGGCCCGGGACGCCGATCCCGCGGGCCGACGCCTACGCGCTGCCGCCCGACGAGGAGGCGGCGCGGGGCGACCGCGCGAATTTCCGGGTCGTCCTCGTCACCGTGGCGCGGATGGAGTTCCTGTACCTCTCCGCCGAGGGCCACCGCCGCGCGCGCTTCTCCTGGGAGGGCGACGCGATGACGGCGACCTGGCTCGCGCCCTGA
- the metC gene encoding cystathionine beta-lyase, with product MSITPPRDPSRLAERTRLVHAGRDPSRQHGFVNTPIYRGSTVLYESYDALQHRRAEYTYGTAGTPTTRALEQAWTELAGAAGTVLTPSGLAAVTVGLLACLKAGDHLLVTDSVYRPTRAFCDGFLARFGVETTYYDPTLGAGLAGLMRDNTAAVLTEAPGSQSFEMQDIPAIAEVAHARGACVLMDNTWATPLLFPPHARGVDIAIEAGTKYLSGGSDLLLGLTSANARYWPALKQTFSLFAMCAGPEDVFLALRGLRSLPLRLAEHGRQALAMAEWLKDRPEVLRVLHPALPEDPGHALFARDFKGASGLFSVILKPCSEAAVAAMLDGLELFGMGFSWGGFESLVIPFDCRTYRTATAWEPGGPGLRFHIGFEDLDDLKRDLEAGFARLRAAG from the coding sequence ATGAGCATCACGCCCCCCCGCGACCCGAGCCGCCTCGCCGAGCGCACCCGTCTCGTCCATGCGGGCCGCGACCCCTCGCGCCAGCACGGTTTCGTGAACACGCCGATCTATCGCGGCTCGACCGTGCTCTACGAGAGCTACGATGCCCTGCAGCACCGGCGGGCGGAGTACACCTACGGGACGGCCGGCACCCCGACCACGCGGGCGCTGGAGCAGGCCTGGACGGAGCTCGCGGGCGCGGCCGGCACGGTGCTCACCCCCTCGGGCCTCGCGGCCGTGACGGTCGGGCTGCTGGCCTGCCTGAAGGCCGGGGACCACCTCCTGGTGACGGATTCCGTCTACCGGCCGACCCGCGCCTTCTGCGACGGGTTCCTGGCCCGGTTCGGGGTCGAGACGACCTATTACGACCCGACCCTCGGGGCGGGCCTCGCCGGGCTGATGCGGGACAACACGGCGGCGGTGCTCACCGAGGCGCCAGGCTCGCAGAGCTTCGAGATGCAGGACATCCCGGCCATCGCCGAGGTGGCGCATGCGCGGGGCGCCTGCGTGCTGATGGACAATACCTGGGCGACCCCCCTGCTCTTCCCGCCGCACGCGCGCGGCGTCGACATCGCCATCGAGGCGGGCACCAAGTACCTGTCGGGGGGCTCGGACCTGCTGCTCGGCCTCACCTCCGCCAATGCGCGCTACTGGCCGGCCCTGAAGCAGACCTTCTCGCTCTTCGCCATGTGCGCCGGCCCGGAGGACGTCTTCCTGGCCCTGCGCGGGCTGCGCAGCCTGCCGCTGCGCCTCGCCGAGCACGGGCGCCAGGCGCTCGCCATGGCGGAGTGGCTCAAGGACCGCCCCGAGGTGCTGCGGGTGCTGCACCCGGCCCTGCCGGAGGATCCCGGCCACGCGCTGTTCGCGCGCGACTTCAAGGGCGCCTCGGGCCTGTTCTCGGTGATCCTGAAACCCTGCTCGGAGGCGGCCGTGGCGGCGATGCTGGACGGGCTCGAACTCTTCGGGATGGGCTTCTCCTGGGGCGGCTTCGAGAGCCTCGTGATCCCGTTCGACTGCCGGACCTACCGCACCGCCACCGCCTGGGAGCCCGGCGGCCCGGGCCTGCGCTTCCACATCGGCTTCGAGGATCTCGACGACCTCAAGCGGGACCTGGAGGCGGGCTTCGCGCGGCTGCGGGCGGCCGGGTGA
- a CDS encoding amino acid ABC transporter substrate-binding protein: MKRIIAALALTASVCLTAGAAQAQATLASIKQKGFIACGSNPGLAGFGVPDAQGRWTGLDVDFCRALAAAVFNDTTKVRFIPLSAKDRFTALQSGEVDVLSRNTTWTMSRDTALGLDFPAVNFYDGQGFMVKKKLGVTSAKQLDGASICTQQGTTTELNLADYFRANKLKYEVVAFATSDETFKAYDSGRCDAFTTDASGLYAERLRAANPDDNIVLPEVISKEPLGPAVRHGDSQWADIVRWTHYAMLNAEEAGITQANVDQMVKATDNPDVKRILGTEGKFGEGIGLSNDWAYRIIKLVGNYGEVFERNVGQGSPLKIQRGVNALWSKGGLQYGPPIR, from the coding sequence ATGAAGAGGATCATTGCGGCGCTCGCCCTGACGGCGAGCGTCTGCCTGACCGCCGGGGCCGCGCAGGCCCAGGCCACGCTCGCCAGCATCAAGCAGAAAGGGTTCATCGCCTGCGGCTCGAATCCGGGCCTGGCGGGTTTCGGCGTGCCGGACGCGCAGGGGCGCTGGACCGGCCTCGACGTTGATTTCTGCCGCGCCCTCGCGGCGGCGGTCTTCAACGACACCACCAAGGTCCGCTTCATCCCGCTCTCCGCCAAGGACCGCTTCACGGCGCTCCAGTCGGGCGAGGTGGACGTGCTGTCGCGCAACACCACCTGGACCATGTCCCGCGACACCGCCCTCGGGCTCGATTTCCCGGCCGTCAACTTCTACGACGGCCAGGGCTTCATGGTGAAGAAGAAGCTCGGCGTCACCTCGGCCAAGCAGCTCGACGGCGCCTCGATCTGCACCCAGCAGGGCACCACGACCGAGCTCAACCTCGCCGACTATTTCCGCGCCAACAAGCTCAAATACGAGGTGGTGGCCTTCGCGACCTCGGACGAAACCTTCAAGGCCTACGATTCCGGGCGCTGCGACGCCTTCACCACCGACGCGTCCGGCCTCTACGCCGAGCGCCTGCGGGCCGCGAACCCGGACGACAACATCGTGCTGCCGGAGGTGATCTCCAAGGAGCCGCTCGGGCCGGCGGTGCGCCACGGCGATTCGCAATGGGCCGACATCGTCCGCTGGACCCACTACGCGATGCTGAACGCCGAGGAGGCCGGCATCACCCAGGCCAACGTCGACCAGATGGTCAAGGCGACGGACAACCCGGACGTCAAGCGCATCCTCGGCACCGAGGGCAAGTTCGGCGAGGGCATCGGCCTCAGCAACGACTGGGCCTACCGGATCATCAAGCTCGTCGGCAATTACGGCGAGGTGTTCGAGCGCAACGTCGGCCAGGGCTCGCCGCTGAAGATCCAGCGCGGGGTGAACGCCCTGTGGTCGAAGGGCGGCCTGCAATACGGCCCGCCGATCCGCTGA
- a CDS encoding amino acid ABC transporter permease, which yields MPNTSPASGPPRVSPLNDPKVRGAAYQILLLLGIGLVAWMAISNAAENLRNARIASGFGFLGNTAGFDVSQALVPFAAATSTYGAAFVVGLLNTLLVAVIGIAVATVLGFLIGVARLSPNWMLAKLATVYVEVVRNIPLLLQLLFWYVAVLAALPGARDSLAFPGSVFLNQRGLYVPKPILAADAWAIPAAFGIGVAAALAYRFRARREQARTGRQAPVGLVGLALVLGLPLLAWAGLALAGLSPVTVELPVKGTFNLRGGLQLFPEFVALVLGLSIYTAAFIAEVVRSGIQAVAKGQTEAARALGLRPGPTLRLVVIPQAMRVIVPPLTSQYLNLTKNSSLAVAIGYPDLVQVFMGTVLNQTGQAVEVVAITMAVYLTISLVTATGMNLYNRRVALIER from the coding sequence TTGCCGAACACCTCCCCGGCCTCCGGCCCGCCGCGCGTCTCGCCGCTGAACGACCCGAAGGTCCGCGGCGCGGCCTACCAGATCCTGCTCCTGCTGGGGATCGGCCTCGTCGCCTGGATGGCGATCAGCAACGCGGCCGAGAACCTGCGCAACGCCCGCATCGCCTCGGGCTTCGGCTTCCTCGGCAACACCGCGGGCTTCGACGTCAGCCAGGCGCTGGTCCCCTTCGCGGCGGCGACCTCGACCTACGGCGCCGCCTTCGTGGTCGGGCTGCTCAACACGCTGCTGGTCGCCGTCATCGGCATCGCGGTCGCCACGGTGCTGGGCTTCCTGATCGGCGTCGCCCGGCTCTCGCCGAACTGGATGCTCGCCAAGCTCGCCACGGTCTACGTCGAGGTCGTGCGCAACATCCCGCTCCTGCTCCAGCTCCTGTTCTGGTACGTGGCGGTGCTGGCGGCCCTGCCGGGGGCGCGGGACTCGCTCGCCTTCCCGGGCTCGGTCTTCCTCAACCAGCGCGGGCTCTACGTGCCCAAGCCGATCCTGGCGGCGGATGCCTGGGCGATCCCGGCCGCCTTCGGGATCGGGGTCGCGGCGGCGCTCGCCTACCGGTTCAGGGCGCGGCGGGAGCAGGCCCGCACGGGCCGGCAGGCGCCGGTCGGCCTCGTCGGCCTCGCCCTGGTGCTCGGCCTGCCGCTCCTCGCCTGGGCGGGGCTGGCGCTCGCCGGCCTGAGCCCCGTGACCGTCGAACTGCCCGTCAAGGGCACCTTCAACCTGCGCGGCGGGCTGCAGCTCTTCCCCGAATTCGTCGCCCTCGTCCTGGGGCTCAGCATCTACACGGCGGCCTTCATCGCCGAGGTGGTGCGCTCGGGCATCCAGGCGGTGGCGAAGGGCCAGACCGAGGCCGCGCGGGCGCTCGGCCTGCGCCCCGGCCCGACCCTGCGCCTCGTCGTGATCCCGCAGGCGATGCGGGTCATCGTGCCGCCGCTGACCAGCCAGTACCTCAACCTGACCAAGAATTCGTCGCTCGCCGTCGCCATCGGCTACCCGGACCTCGTCCAGGTCTTCATGGGCACGGTCCTCAACCAGACCGGCCAGGCGGTCGAGGTGGTGGCGATCACCATGGCGGTCTACCTGACGATCAGCCTCGTCACCGCCACGGGCATGAACCTCTACAACCGGCGCGTCGCGCTGATCGAGCGGTGA
- a CDS encoding amino acid ABC transporter permease, protein MTAGPQTLPLSYIRREPIPPAPAPALVSGPLAWARANLFSSPVNTALTLLALVIVVLVVPPLLRFLVLDAVFTGENRDACRPEVLGRPVGACWAFVAQKINYFVYGSYPIEARWRVNVFFAMAALGVGWLLWLDAPRRDLGAAYFFVVFPLAAYALLSGFPLVGIETVPTSLWGGMLVTIVVSLVGIVASLPLGILLALGRRSRLPIVRLACVIFIEFWRGVPLITVLFMANVMLPLFLPGDITVDRLLRPLIGVALFSAAYMAEVVRGGLQAIPKGQTEGANSLGLSYWQGMRLVILPQALRIVIPGIVNSFIALFKDTTLVSIVGIFDFIRTIESARIDPNWAAPTVVTTGYAFAALFYFVFCFGMSRYALFVERRLAAGQTR, encoded by the coding sequence ATGACCGCCGGACCCCAGACCCTTCCGCTGAGCTACATCCGCCGGGAGCCGATCCCGCCCGCTCCGGCCCCGGCCCTGGTCAGCGGGCCCCTCGCCTGGGCGCGGGCGAACCTGTTCTCGAGCCCCGTCAACACGGCGCTGACGCTGCTCGCCCTCGTCATCGTCGTGCTGGTCGTGCCCCCGCTGCTGCGCTTCCTCGTCCTCGACGCGGTCTTCACCGGCGAGAACCGGGATGCCTGCCGGCCCGAGGTGCTGGGCCGCCCGGTCGGGGCCTGCTGGGCCTTCGTGGCGCAGAAGATCAACTACTTCGTCTACGGCTCCTACCCGATCGAGGCGCGCTGGCGGGTGAACGTCTTCTTCGCCATGGCGGCGCTGGGCGTGGGCTGGCTGCTCTGGCTCGACGCGCCGCGGCGCGACCTCGGCGCCGCCTACTTCTTCGTCGTCTTCCCGCTCGCCGCCTACGCGCTGCTCTCGGGCTTCCCCCTGGTCGGGATCGAGACGGTGCCGACCTCGCTGTGGGGCGGCATGCTGGTGACGATCGTGGTCTCGCTCGTGGGCATCGTCGCCTCGCTGCCGCTCGGCATCCTGCTCGCCCTCGGGCGGCGCTCGCGGCTGCCGATCGTGCGGCTCGCCTGCGTGATCTTCATCGAGTTCTGGCGCGGCGTGCCGCTGATCACCGTGCTGTTCATGGCCAACGTGATGCTGCCGCTCTTCCTGCCCGGCGACATCACGGTGGACCGGCTGCTGCGCCCGCTGATCGGCGTCGCCCTGTTCTCGGCCGCCTACATGGCCGAGGTGGTGCGCGGCGGGCTGCAGGCCATCCCCAAGGGCCAGACCGAGGGGGCGAACTCGCTCGGCCTCAGCTACTGGCAGGGCATGCGCCTCGTGATCCTGCCCCAGGCCCTGCGCATCGTCATCCCGGGCATCGTCAACAGCTTCATCGCCCTGTTCAAGGACACGACGCTGGTCTCGATCGTCGGCATCTTCGACTTCATCCGCACGATCGAATCCGCCCGCATCGATCCGAACTGGGCCGCCCCGACCGTGGTCACGACCGGCTACGCCTTCGCGGCCCTGTTCTACTTCGTCTTCTGCTTCGGCATGTCGCGCTACGCGCTGTTCGTGGAGCGCCGGCTCGCCGCCGGCCAGACACGGTGA
- a CDS encoding amino acid ABC transporter ATP-binding protein, which yields MTASPSAPVLPEIDPDLAPANTSATRLASAPVAVTLERVNKWYGAFHVLRDIDLTVRRGERIVVCGPSGSGKSTMIRCINRLEEHQSGRIVVDGVELTNDLKRIDEIRREVGMVFQHFNLFPHLTVLENCTLAPIWVKKMAKAEAEAVAMRYLTRVKIPNQAHKYPGQLSGGQQQRVAIARSLCMSPKIMLFDEPTSALDPEMVKEVLDTMVGLADEGMTMLCVTHEMGFARQVADRVIFMDEGQIVEVNTPDAFFRAPQHERTKLFLSQILH from the coding sequence ATGACCGCATCGCCCTCCGCTCCCGTCCTCCCGGAGATCGATCCGGACCTCGCGCCCGCCAACACCTCCGCGACCCGCCTCGCCTCGGCCCCGGTGGCGGTGACGCTGGAGCGCGTGAACAAGTGGTACGGCGCCTTCCACGTCCTGCGCGACATCGACCTCACCGTGCGCCGGGGCGAGCGCATCGTCGTCTGCGGCCCGTCCGGCTCCGGCAAGTCGACCATGATCCGCTGCATCAACCGCCTGGAGGAGCATCAATCCGGCCGCATCGTGGTGGACGGGGTCGAGCTCACCAACGACCTCAAGCGGATCGACGAGATCCGGCGCGAGGTCGGCATGGTCTTCCAGCACTTCAACCTGTTCCCGCACCTGACGGTGCTGGAGAATTGCACGCTCGCCCCGATCTGGGTGAAGAAGATGGCGAAGGCCGAGGCCGAGGCGGTCGCCATGCGCTACCTCACCCGGGTCAAGATCCCCAACCAGGCCCACAAGTATCCCGGCCAGCTCTCGGGCGGGCAGCAGCAGCGGGTGGCGATCGCCCGCTCGCTCTGCATGAGCCCGAAGATCATGCTGTTCGACGAGCCCACCTCCGCCCTCGACCCCGAGATGGTGAAGGAGGTGCTCGATACCATGGTGGGCCTCGCCGACGAGGGCATGACCATGCTGTGCGTGACCCACGAGATGGGCTTCGCCCGGCAGGTCGCCGACCGGGTGATCTTCATGGACGAGGGCCAGATCGTCGAGGTGAACACCCCCGACGCCTTCTTCCGCGCGCCCCAGCACGAGCGCACGAAGCTGTTCCTGAGCCAGATCCTGCACTGA
- the sseA gene encoding 3-mercaptopyruvate sulfurtransferase gives MATGPFVSTDWLAQRLDAPDIVVVDGSWYLPAMNRDAEAEYRAGHIPGAVRVDIDALSDETSPLPHMLPPPEVFASRMRALGIGDGMTIVVYDGMGLFSAPRVRWMFKVFGARDVSVLAGGFPAWVAGGHPVEEGAGAPRDRRHFTARLDHSAVADVSDVQRALAGSAQVVDARSAARFAGEEPEPRPGVRPGHMPGALNVHYAALQERGMLKDPAALAQVFRDAGIDLDRPVVTTCGSGVTAAVVALALESLGKPPRALYDGSWTEWGSREDLPVATGR, from the coding sequence ATGGCGACAGGACCCTTCGTCTCGACGGATTGGCTGGCCCAGCGGCTCGACGCGCCCGACATCGTGGTGGTCGACGGCTCCTGGTACCTCCCGGCGATGAACCGCGACGCCGAGGCCGAGTACCGCGCCGGCCACATCCCGGGCGCCGTGCGCGTCGACATCGACGCGCTCAGCGACGAGACGAGCCCCCTGCCCCACATGCTGCCGCCCCCGGAGGTCTTCGCCTCGCGGATGCGGGCGCTCGGCATCGGCGACGGCATGACCATCGTGGTCTATGACGGGATGGGCCTGTTCTCGGCGCCGCGGGTGCGCTGGATGTTCAAGGTCTTCGGCGCCCGCGACGTCTCGGTGCTGGCGGGCGGCTTCCCGGCCTGGGTGGCGGGAGGCCACCCGGTCGAGGAGGGGGCGGGAGCGCCCCGCGACCGGCGCCACTTCACGGCCCGCCTCGACCACTCGGCGGTGGCGGATGTGAGCGACGTGCAGCGGGCGCTCGCCGGCTCGGCCCAGGTCGTGGATGCCCGCTCCGCCGCGCGCTTCGCGGGCGAGGAGCCGGAGCCCCGCCCCGGCGTGCGGCCCGGCCACATGCCGGGCGCCCTCAACGTCCACTACGCCGCCCTCCAGGAGCGGGGCATGCTTAAGGATCCGGCAGCCCTGGCGCAGGTCTTCCGCGACGCCGGAATCGACCTCGACCGCCCGGTCGTGACCACCTGCGGCTCGGGCGTGACCGCCGCCGTGGTGGCGCTCGCCCTCGAGAGCCTCGGCAAGCCCCCGCGCGCCCTCTACGACGGGTCCTGGACCGAGTGGGGCTCGCGGGAGGACCTGCCGGTCGCGACCGGGCGCTGA
- a CDS encoding DUF1328 domain-containing protein, whose product MIGWAITFLVIALVAALLGFGGIAGTAMEAAKIVFFVAIVLFAVSAIFGLVRGRSPRV is encoded by the coding sequence ATGATCGGATGGGCCATTACGTTCCTGGTCATCGCCCTGGTCGCGGCGCTGCTCGGCTTCGGCGGCATTGCCGGCACCGCGATGGAAGCGGCCAAGATCGTGTTCTTCGTCGCGATCGTCCTGTTCGCCGTCTCGGCCATCTTCGGCCTCGTGCGGGGCCGCTCGCCGAGGGTCTGA